A single Actinomadura algeriensis DNA region contains:
- a CDS encoding WXG100 family type VII secretion target, with product MADPSVTVGGVTYKVTPEYLASAATDTTNTAARISDELAQIKAYVYSLEASWGGMAHDRFVALMAEYDVLAKMLNDALTGIAAGLQGNYVNYKESEQQNITNLGNIEAGMPGGPGAVANLT from the coding sequence ATGGCAGACCCGTCCGTGACCGTGGGCGGCGTGACCTACAAGGTCACCCCCGAATACCTGGCCAGTGCCGCGACGGACACGACGAACACCGCGGCCCGGATCTCCGACGAACTCGCCCAGATCAAGGCGTACGTCTACAGCCTCGAGGCGAGCTGGGGCGGTATGGCCCACGACCGCTTCGTCGCGCTGATGGCCGAGTACGACGTTCTCGCCAAGATGCTGAACGACGCCCTCACCGGCATCGCGGCCGGCCTGCAAGGCAACTACGTCAACTACAAGGAATCCGAGCAGCAGAACATCACCAACCTCGGCAACATCGAGGCGGGCATGCCGGGCGGCCCCGGCGCCGTCGCGAACCTCACCTGA
- a CDS encoding WXG100 family type VII secretion target — protein sequence MAEPGQDIPGGFQIDLGVLSAAITSVGTEKTNIGGALDDIRLKMNGLSESWNSPAYSSFEEVRLWFDRASTEVLDLLGDLIVRMETSYGNYSEAEGTNVGNLGTHLTA from the coding sequence ATGGCGGAACCGGGACAGGACATTCCGGGCGGGTTCCAGATCGACCTCGGCGTGCTCTCGGCCGCGATCACCAGCGTGGGCACCGAGAAGACGAACATCGGCGGGGCCCTGGACGACATCAGGCTGAAGATGAACGGGCTGTCGGAGTCCTGGAACAGCCCCGCGTACAGCAGCTTCGAGGAGGTCCGCCTGTGGTTCGACAGGGCGTCCACCGAGGTCCTGGACCTGCTCGGCGACCTCATCGTCCGGATGGAGACGTCGTACGGCAACTACTCCGAGGCCGAGGGCACGAACGTCGGCAACCTCGGCACGCACCTGACGGCGTGA
- a CDS encoding WXG100 family type VII secretion target yields MANVDGTQIYVGEGLGAAGGWLNGRAAEIEGQLQTLKAKLAPLEAAWTQSQAATYYQDMQLQWNIAADGLFGPDGVLGQIAHAMNVNWGNYADAEWANIRSWQH; encoded by the coding sequence ATGGCCAATGTCGACGGCACGCAGATCTATGTCGGTGAGGGACTCGGCGCCGCGGGCGGCTGGCTCAACGGCCGCGCGGCCGAGATCGAGGGCCAGCTGCAGACGCTGAAGGCCAAGCTCGCCCCGCTGGAGGCGGCGTGGACGCAGAGCCAGGCCGCCACCTACTACCAGGACATGCAGCTCCAGTGGAACATCGCCGCCGACGGCCTGTTCGGCCCGGACGGCGTGCTCGGCCAGATCGCCCACGCGATGAACGTCAACTGGGGCAACTACGCGGACGCCGAGTGGGCGAACATCCGCAGCTGGCAGCACTGA
- a CDS encoding WXG100 family type VII secretion target: MAETTNYDLVDKISVAPSSLTTTATQLKTHAQEIADAIGRIQATLNGLTSQGWRGGTQQEAEDFNRRWLAVMKELFGTEADPSLGVLNAISSGVGVAGGNYGMAENGLNSVWNKFASGLPTADELTGDGGGEEKPDPDKPADVLDTNKTAITADY; the protein is encoded by the coding sequence ATGGCGGAAACCACGAACTACGACCTCGTGGACAAGATTTCGGTCGCGCCGTCGAGTCTCACGACCACGGCGACACAGCTCAAGACGCACGCGCAGGAGATCGCGGACGCGATCGGCCGCATCCAGGCGACCCTGAACGGGCTCACGTCCCAGGGGTGGCGAGGCGGGACCCAGCAGGAGGCCGAGGACTTCAACCGGAGGTGGCTCGCGGTGATGAAGGAGCTGTTCGGTACCGAGGCGGACCCGAGCCTCGGCGTGCTGAACGCCATCTCGTCCGGCGTCGGCGTCGCGGGCGGGAACTACGGCATGGCCGAGAACGGGCTCAACAGCGTCTGGAACAAGTTCGCCTCCGGCCTCCCCACCGCCGACGAACTCACCGGCGACGGCGGCGGCGAGGAGAAGCCGGACCCCGACAAGCCCGCCGACGTCCTGGACACCAACAAGACCGCGATCACGGCCGACTACTGA
- a CDS encoding right-handed parallel beta-helix repeat-containing protein, whose translation MLMGKSSRERVAPGWGAHDTIAAAVRAAAAGATVSVHPGEYRESVVLNRDVTLLAEKGPGTVRIVSPRGPAITVHGGAAAVRDLTVTGAAPGEPAILLRGGTPDVRGCEVTGGRVEVTGDAVAALAGCTVVGADGASVRLTGTSRTVLEDLAVRIAGGDGVVVDDEARADCTGALIDGAAGRGVHVAGTARARFTRCEVRGTRAAAVHAEGGAALVLSECRLHDADAHGVRLGGTAGRRAPGDGGERPGERRDAASAEEPRTSSPHGVLLRRCEIARTGASGVLAEDEAAAFLHDCHVHDTSRAAIFATGRSELELDGVRAVDVDGSALAAAEDAVLRARGGTFARTAANGLYATGRAEVTLADCDVQDTAYTAVHLADGARATLTGCRIRETPEYGIRVCDRAELAADGTRVRDARLTGVLVEGGDAVLRDCTIEHVRNGIALRTTHRPLVSGCEVGDVAEVGVEVGPDGGAVLEDVRVRRTGSTGIFLDAGSGVRIDGCEVHWAEGTGLFAGARARPRVRGLTVERPGRNGVFVAEGAAGLFEDCRVRDAGYPAIYVEAAASPVLRRCAVEGGDHDLVVCDGAEPVVEDCRSEGVRDGVLPEGRVPAAGTAAAVPGPRNGAGDGDGGDDDRTPEERLAELRAELDRLVGLERVKHDIVGLTKLMQMVKVRREAGLPPPPLNRHLVFAGNPGTGKTTVARLYGGFLHALGLLQRGHLVETDRGDLVGEYVGHTAPKTQAVFRRALGGVLFIDEAYALVPHAQPNDFGQEVISTLVKLMEDHRDDVVVIVAGYPEEMARFLASNAGLGSRFTRTLTFEDYGAGELVRIVRHHADRHRYDCPEETVESLHRFFDELPRGRQFGNGRTARQVFQLMTERHAQRIADDPATADPGDLSTLLPADLPEADAL comes from the coding sequence ATGCTGATGGGGAAGTCGTCGCGGGAACGGGTCGCGCCCGGCTGGGGGGCGCACGACACGATCGCCGCCGCCGTCCGCGCCGCCGCCGCCGGAGCGACCGTGTCGGTGCATCCCGGCGAGTACCGGGAGAGCGTCGTCCTGAACAGGGACGTCACCCTGCTCGCGGAGAAGGGGCCCGGGACGGTGCGGATCGTGTCGCCGCGCGGCCCCGCGATCACCGTGCACGGCGGCGCGGCCGCCGTCCGCGACCTCACCGTGACGGGCGCCGCCCCCGGCGAGCCCGCGATCCTGCTGCGCGGCGGGACGCCCGACGTGCGCGGCTGCGAGGTCACCGGCGGCCGGGTCGAGGTCACCGGCGACGCCGTCGCCGCGCTCGCCGGCTGCACGGTCGTCGGCGCCGACGGCGCGTCCGTCCGGCTGACCGGGACCAGCCGGACGGTCCTGGAGGACCTCGCCGTCCGGATCGCGGGCGGCGACGGCGTCGTCGTGGACGACGAGGCCCGCGCCGACTGCACCGGCGCCCTCATCGACGGCGCCGCGGGCCGGGGCGTCCACGTGGCCGGGACCGCGCGCGCCCGCTTCACCCGGTGCGAGGTGCGCGGCACCCGCGCCGCCGCCGTCCACGCGGAGGGCGGCGCGGCGCTCGTGCTGAGCGAGTGCCGGCTGCACGACGCCGACGCGCACGGCGTCCGGCTCGGCGGGACGGCCGGCCGGCGCGCGCCCGGGGACGGCGGCGAGCGGCCGGGGGAGCGGCGGGACGCCGCGTCGGCCGAGGAGCCGCGCACGTCCAGCCCGCACGGCGTCCTGCTCCGCCGCTGCGAGATCGCCCGCACCGGCGCGTCCGGGGTGCTCGCCGAGGACGAGGCGGCCGCCTTCCTGCACGACTGCCACGTGCACGACACGTCCCGTGCGGCGATCTTCGCGACCGGGCGCAGCGAGCTGGAACTGGACGGCGTGCGGGCCGTCGACGTCGACGGCAGCGCGCTCGCCGCCGCCGAGGACGCCGTGCTGCGGGCCCGCGGCGGCACGTTCGCCCGCACCGCCGCGAACGGCCTGTACGCGACGGGACGCGCGGAGGTGACGCTCGCCGACTGCGACGTCCAGGACACCGCGTACACGGCCGTCCACCTCGCCGACGGCGCCCGCGCGACGCTGACCGGCTGCCGGATCCGCGAGACCCCCGAGTACGGGATCCGGGTGTGCGACCGGGCCGAGCTGGCGGCGGACGGGACGCGGGTGCGGGACGCGCGGCTCACCGGCGTCCTCGTGGAGGGCGGCGACGCCGTCCTGCGCGACTGCACGATCGAGCACGTCCGGAACGGGATCGCGCTGCGCACGACGCACCGTCCGCTGGTGTCGGGCTGCGAGGTCGGCGACGTCGCGGAGGTCGGCGTCGAGGTGGGACCGGACGGCGGGGCCGTCCTCGAGGACGTCCGGGTCCGGCGCACCGGCTCGACCGGGATCTTCCTGGACGCCGGCAGCGGCGTGCGGATCGACGGCTGCGAGGTGCACTGGGCCGAGGGCACCGGGCTGTTCGCCGGGGCGCGGGCCCGCCCGCGCGTCCGCGGCCTGACCGTGGAGCGTCCCGGCCGCAACGGCGTGTTCGTCGCCGAGGGCGCGGCCGGGCTCTTCGAGGACTGCCGGGTTCGCGACGCCGGGTATCCGGCGATCTACGTCGAGGCCGCGGCGTCGCCCGTCCTGCGCCGCTGCGCGGTGGAGGGCGGCGACCACGACCTGGTCGTCTGCGACGGCGCCGAACCGGTCGTGGAGGACTGCAGGTCGGAGGGGGTGCGCGACGGCGTGCTGCCGGAGGGCCGCGTTCCCGCGGCCGGGACCGCGGCGGCCGTCCCGGGACCGCGGAACGGGGCCGGTGACGGCGACGGCGGGGACGACGACCGGACGCCCGAGGAGCGGCTCGCGGAACTGCGGGCCGAACTCGACCGGCTGGTCGGCCTCGAACGCGTCAAGCACGACATCGTCGGGCTCACGAAGCTGATGCAGATGGTGAAGGTGCGCCGGGAGGCGGGCCTTCCGCCGCCGCCGCTGAACCGCCACCTGGTCTTCGCGGGGAACCCGGGCACCGGCAAGACGACGGTGGCGCGGCTGTACGGCGGGTTCCTGCACGCGCTCGGCCTGCTGCAGCGCGGCCATCTCGTCGAGACCGACCGCGGCGACCTCGTCGGCGAGTACGTCGGGCACACCGCGCCCAAGACGCAGGCGGTGTTCCGCCGCGCGCTCGGCGGGGTGCTGTTCATCGACGAGGCGTACGCGCTGGTCCCGCACGCGCAGCCCAACGACTTCGGCCAGGAGGTCATCTCCACCCTGGTGAAGCTGATGGAGGACCACCGCGACGACGTCGTGGTGATCGTCGCCGGATACCCGGAGGAGATGGCGCGCTTCCTCGCCTCCAACGCCGGGCTGGGCTCGCGCTTCACCCGCACCCTGACGTTCGAGGACTACGGGGCGGGCGAACTCGTGCGGATCGTCCGGCACCACGCCGACCGGCACCGGTACGACTGCCCGGAGGAGACGGTCGAGTCCCTCCACCGGTTCTTCGACGAACTCCCGAGGGGCCGGCAGTTCGGCAACGGGCGGACGGCACGGCAGGTGTTCCAGCTGATGACCGAACGGCACGCGCAGCGCATCGCCGACGACCCGGCCACGGCCGATCCCGGCGACCTGTCGACGCTGCTTCCGGCGGACCTCCCGGAGGCGGACGCCCTGTGA
- a CDS encoding EsaB/YukD family protein, with the protein MADERCRITVVGERRKVDIAVPAHAPITDYASMLADLCGQDETDAMPPAWSLAPVGRPPFEPGTSLGTAGVVDGETLYLRNVLDGEFDGPAVSDIEEEIAALEDDGAMWNARTRASTTLVLGLLVLVGAAVALASGGGASGAIAAGIPLFVTGLATPILAWSAARKHWPVPPAARTVLAAAACPLLTGAVLALPLEGFGPRLAVALAAALIGALAAYLAAPSAPTMVLMLGCGLALLLAVPLALLSADATEAAAVVAVVVFHVLAALPRLASQVATLPPGTTEMDDVAGTVRRVQRVLVLLNTVCCLAIIVCLGVLSTSDGWFALGLTLCLGVALLCRASSSRLTVVVAALLLSGLGGLGALVLRVPDRLSGLGLPGWSGPLALVVVGVIVLWAGLVMCFRSSLQQVDFGERWRWPGSFAALLGAVSVPLAAGVFGVLEALLDAGKGL; encoded by the coding sequence TTGGCCGATGAGCGGTGCCGGATCACGGTCGTGGGCGAGCGCCGGAAGGTGGACATCGCCGTCCCCGCGCACGCCCCGATCACCGACTACGCGTCCATGCTCGCCGACCTGTGCGGCCAGGACGAGACGGACGCGATGCCGCCCGCGTGGTCGCTCGCGCCCGTGGGGCGTCCGCCGTTCGAGCCGGGCACCTCGCTCGGGACCGCGGGCGTGGTGGACGGCGAGACGCTGTACCTGCGCAACGTCCTCGACGGCGAGTTCGACGGGCCGGCCGTCTCCGACATCGAGGAGGAGATCGCCGCGCTGGAGGACGACGGCGCGATGTGGAACGCGCGGACCCGCGCGTCCACCACGCTCGTCCTCGGGCTGCTCGTCCTCGTCGGCGCGGCCGTCGCGCTCGCGTCCGGCGGGGGCGCGTCCGGCGCGATCGCGGCCGGGATCCCGCTGTTCGTCACCGGGCTCGCCACGCCGATCCTCGCCTGGAGCGCGGCCCGCAAGCACTGGCCCGTCCCGCCCGCGGCGCGGACGGTGCTGGCCGCGGCCGCGTGCCCGCTGCTGACCGGCGCGGTGCTCGCCCTGCCGCTGGAGGGGTTCGGGCCCCGGCTCGCGGTGGCGCTGGCCGCCGCGCTGATCGGCGCGCTCGCCGCGTACCTCGCGGCCCCCTCGGCGCCCACGATGGTGCTGATGCTGGGCTGCGGGCTCGCGCTGCTCCTCGCCGTCCCGCTGGCGCTGCTGAGCGCGGACGCGACGGAGGCCGCGGCGGTCGTCGCCGTGGTCGTGTTCCACGTCCTCGCGGCGCTGCCGAGGCTGGCCTCGCAGGTCGCGACGCTGCCGCCGGGCACCACCGAGATGGACGACGTCGCCGGGACGGTGCGCCGCGTGCAGCGGGTGCTCGTCCTGCTCAACACCGTGTGCTGCCTGGCGATCATCGTGTGCCTGGGGGTGCTGAGCACGTCCGACGGCTGGTTCGCGCTCGGGCTGACGCTCTGCCTCGGCGTCGCGCTGCTGTGCCGGGCGAGCAGCTCGCGGCTGACGGTCGTCGTCGCGGCGCTGCTGCTGAGCGGCCTCGGCGGGCTGGGCGCGCTGGTGCTGCGGGTCCCGGACCGGCTGTCCGGCCTCGGCCTGCCGGGCTGGTCCGGGCCGCTGGCGCTGGTGGTCGTCGGCGTCATCGTGCTGTGGGCCGGGCTGGTGATGTGCTTCCGCAGCTCGCTGCAGCAGGTCGACTTCGGCGAACGGTGGCGCTGGCCGGGCTCGTTCGCCGCCCTCCTCGGCGCGGTCAGCGTGCCGCTCGCGGCGGGGGTCTTCGGGGTCCTCGAAGCGCTCCTGGACGCCGGCAAGGGGTTGTGA